The Oncorhynchus mykiss isolate Arlee chromosome 8, USDA_OmykA_1.1, whole genome shotgun sequence genome includes the window AGTACAGTGGAGACTGGAGAGACCAACCCTCATCCTTCAGATGTGCTCCACCCCTATGGTACATCCCAAGGACACACTGCTTAATGTTCCCTGAAATGTGTATGCCAGCTGGTTGACGGAGCGCCGAGCCCCACTATGCACTTGTTTATCTTCTGGTTCCACTGGAACATCCAGCTCCTCCGCTATTTTAGAAgttttgaatcctaagcaacctgcatacacattgtttgaagtacaatagaccaacatagctactgtagtaggtcaaatctgtgtgctggaaaaccttggtagagcatggatggagtaggcattgtggtgctcatgtgaatttcctttatttttttggcTTCAGAACAATGCTTACTTCTGACttaaaacaacatatttttttgtttttaattacacaaggctctggtcaaaagtagtgtactgtatagaGACAGAAATGTTTAAGCTATTCACTGCACACTGTTTCTAATTCTCACTTATCCACATCACTCTGTTCCCCTGCAGAGCTCCTCACCAGATGGCCTGGTGTCCATTCTGAAAAGGAGGAGGGCGTCGTTAGATGGCCTGCCCCCAGAGGGTCCCGATGCAGCCAAACAGAACTCCAAACGCAAGGTGCGCTTCAGCGAGCCAGAGGATGGCATGGAACCAGGTATGGATCAGCCTGATTaaccacctctctgtctctgtctctctcactcacacacacacacacacacacacacacgcatacactatACATAAGTTCTTATACTGTGTCTTCAATAAAGACACAATAAGATAGTAGTAACATATtaataagtgtttttttttatctgtgcagaggaggtgggtggagactCTTGTTTGatcctgctgttgttgtgcttaGTAACCGTGGTGATCAGTCTGGGCGGGACTGCTCTGTACTGCACCCTAGTGGACACCTACAGTAGTATCTGCACCGACTTCTCTCACAACGTGGACTTTTACGTGGTCCAAGTACGACACTTCCTGGACGGGCTCAGACACTGGCTGTCCATACGCTCATAGTCAGCACAGTCTATCGGAGCAGTAAGGACATACAGTCAGTCGCCTGCTGCAGCAGTATATGGACTTATACAGAAGCCCACCTACTGCTACAGTCTAGGGACTCTTATGAAACCCTAGGAGGAAGACAAGCAAAAATATACTGTAAGACTGGTAACACTATTGGTTGGAGAGAATGCTTTAGGTGAAGTCAGACACTGGCTCCCCAAACTGTCCAAGCCAGGGAATAGATTCACTATACTGTATGAACTGCTCTGAGACTGAGACAAGATGGAGCACCTTACCCTAGTCCCAGTATGAATTAGAGAAGGTCATTGAAGTTCTGGGATAGGGTCTGAAATAGAGTGAACGGGCTTGTGAGCATTGATGTAACAGGAGGCACAGGTGCAGACATTTTGAACTACTGACATTTCATATGCAGACCAAACTGTTTCCGGAACACTGCCTCCTCTTGTTTTTGACCAGAAGTTTTTAACCTCGAGATGGACACAGCACAAAAGAGCTCCCAAAAACACGCAAAGGAACAAAACACAGCATTGTAAAGTATATTCTAGttggattttttattttaaaaaaatataggtTTATCTGAATTTGTAAAGATGTTTATCTGAAAAACAGATACAATTCAGATAAACCGTAAAGATGTTTATCTGAATTTGAAAGCCTTGTGGTAAAATTTGGGGTACAGTATgccaataaaaaaaacagacattttgGGGGATTGAaaggacacttttttttttattatcaacaTTTCTGTGTTTTTCATGACAAGTCTTCTCGACTCCTTGACTTGTCAAATGTAGCCTACACGTTGTACATTTTACAGCTGTTTTTGTACATGGAGACATGGGTTTAGAATTGCTCTTACATTCCTCTGAAGGTACGCAAGGTTGTTGACCACTGCAAATGAAAGTCATTTGGGAAGAATGGCTCTCTGGAATTGGCACATTGTTAAGTCATTTGTTGAAAACAGAGTAATATCAATACAAATATGCATGaaagatactgtatgtatggcTCTTGGTATGACAATATGAACAAGGTTTAATGTTCATACAGCAATGCATTTAAATGTAGTCATGATATTCAGTACTTGTACTGATTACTCCAATATTTCAAGAACATATGTTAacttttttgtgctggtcaataTTGTTATGTATTGTAACCATACATTTGTCTTTTATTCTATGTGTCTATTTTAACGTATTGAATACAAATCCATTTCCTTGCTTTGGTGAATAAACTTTGTTTGCTTTTTATCTACTGTATGTCCaggctggtctcatagactagacgtaacatagtaaacaaaaatccggggacactcaaattagtataatatgttacgtTCAGTATGGCTGCTTAAGACGTAAgtttacttaaggcaaaaacgaaagtggagagggagggtgggCAACTCAAATGTCTAGCAAC containing:
- the LOC118965510 gene encoding consortin-like isoform X1, which gives rise to MQEQPKLCAAIAPCSVLLLRRRVQWRLERPTLILQMCSTPMSSSPDGLVSILKRRRASLDGLPPEGPDAAKQNSKRKVRFSEPEDGMEPEEVGGDSCLILLLLCLVTVVISLGGTALYCTLVDTYSSICTDFSHNVDFYVVQVRHFLDGLRHWLSIRS
- the LOC118965510 gene encoding uncharacterized protein LOC118965510 isoform X2; this translates as MATVTSTRPYHIIIFGASGFTGQFVVEEVARSAFEGPSGSLKWALAGRSRQRLEGVLNQAAETLQLLTRWPGVHSEKEEGVVRWPAPRGSRCSQTELQTQGALQRARGWHGTRGGGWRLLFDPAVVVLSNRGDQSGRDCSVLHPSGHLQ